From the genome of Devriesea agamarum, one region includes:
- the dnaN gene encoding DNA polymerase III subunit beta encodes MKFHLDRGALNDAVSWATRTLPVRPAMPILQGVRIVADTAGELQLSTFDYEVSAQIRVPAQVDDPGEVLVQGRMLAEIARALPNKDVQVHLEGTKLQLRCGSARFALAIMPVEEYPQLPTMPEKTGSVPAELFAEAIGQVTIAASKDDTLPLLTGVRIEIEGEKITMMATDRYRLAMREFTWNPNSPSLNATALVRGRTLHEVARSLATGGTVDLALSEGSSHQLIGFECGGRRTTSTLVDGDYPPVRRLFPETVPISAVVATQPLIEAVKRVSLVAERNTPVRLTFTEGQVALEAGAGDDAQASEVLEAQLEGDDIVVGYNSGYLLDGLGALGTDFARLSFTDSIKASVLTGQESLEGDLDESYRYLIMPMRI; translated from the coding sequence GTGAAGTTCCACCTCGACCGCGGCGCGCTCAATGACGCCGTCTCCTGGGCCACCCGAACCCTCCCGGTGCGGCCCGCAATGCCGATCCTGCAGGGTGTGCGAATTGTGGCCGACACTGCTGGTGAACTGCAGCTTTCCACCTTCGACTACGAAGTCAGCGCCCAGATTCGCGTTCCGGCGCAGGTCGATGATCCGGGAGAGGTCCTGGTGCAGGGCCGAATGCTCGCAGAAATCGCCCGCGCCCTACCCAACAAGGATGTGCAGGTTCATCTCGAAGGCACCAAACTGCAACTGCGCTGCGGATCAGCCCGGTTCGCCCTGGCCATCATGCCGGTAGAGGAATACCCGCAACTGCCCACCATGCCCGAAAAAACCGGATCGGTTCCCGCCGAGCTATTTGCTGAAGCCATCGGTCAGGTAACCATCGCCGCCTCCAAAGACGACACCCTGCCGCTTTTGACCGGTGTACGAATCGAGATCGAGGGCGAGAAGATCACCATGATGGCGACCGACCGCTACCGACTCGCCATGCGTGAGTTCACCTGGAATCCGAATTCACCCTCACTCAACGCCACCGCCCTGGTGCGCGGACGCACCCTGCACGAGGTCGCGCGGTCGCTAGCCACCGGCGGCACCGTGGATCTCGCCCTGTCAGAAGGTAGTAGCCACCAGCTCATCGGATTCGAGTGCGGGGGACGCCGGACCACATCGACGCTGGTCGATGGCGATTATCCGCCGGTGCGTCGACTCTTCCCGGAAACGGTTCCGATCTCCGCGGTCGTGGCAACCCAGCCGTTAATCGAAGCTGTGAAGCGCGTGTCCCTGGTCGCCGAACGCAACACCCCGGTGCGTCTGACATTCACCGAAGGCCAGGTGGCGCTGGAAGCAGGAGCCGGTGATGATGCGCAGGCCTCCGAGGTTTTAGAAGCGCAACTCGAAGGCGATGACATCGTGGTGGGCTACAACTCCGGCTATCTCCTCGACGGACTCGGGGCACTTGGCACAGACTTCGCGCGACTCTCGTTCACCGACTCGATCAAGGCATCGGTTCTGACCGGCCAGGAGAGCCTGGAAGGCGATCTCGATGAGAGCTACCGCTACCTGATCATGCCGATGCGGATCTGA
- the recF gene encoding DNA replication/repair protein RecF (All proteins in this family for which functions are known are DNA-binding proteins that assist the filamentation of RecA onto DNA for the initiation of recombination or recombinational repair.): MELTSLDLTDYRSYEHLGLRLSPGVTVFVGPNGQGKTNIVESLWYLATLSSHRVSHDAALVHRGKAQAIVRAGFLRAGRAVQVDLQIATSGSNRARLQGRSLARLRDLLGQVRCVLFAPEDLGLVKGDPDGRRRFLDELLFTIAPRFAAVKADYDRVLKQRASLLKQMRSMRRGAHGKTVGGLDPQEAAESTLTVWDEQLARTGAELIRARLHLTNRLRPHMRYSYLRVSSDAAAESALALGPADRGEVQCPADIGYRSAAWDTTLDERRENLPDQRPLPSLREVHDAILTEIQRRREDEIERGVCLVGPHRDDLDITLGEFPAKGYASHGESWSLALALRLGAFDLLRIEEGEVGDGEPILILDDVFAELDMHRRERLGRIIQDAHQVLVTTANDADIPQSLSGGQLHVVEVTKGAAVPRPPVRGGAGGGEIGGGW; encoded by the coding sequence ATGGAACTTACGTCGTTAGACCTCACCGACTATCGGTCCTACGAGCACCTTGGCCTTCGGTTGTCCCCGGGGGTGACGGTGTTTGTGGGACCGAATGGCCAGGGCAAAACAAATATCGTCGAATCCCTGTGGTACCTGGCCACTTTGTCCTCACATCGGGTATCCCACGACGCCGCTTTAGTACACCGTGGCAAAGCGCAAGCCATTGTGCGAGCCGGTTTCCTACGCGCCGGCCGTGCGGTACAGGTCGACCTGCAAATCGCCACCAGCGGCTCGAATCGGGCCCGGTTGCAGGGCCGGTCACTAGCCAGGCTGCGTGATCTGCTCGGGCAGGTGCGCTGTGTGCTCTTTGCCCCCGAAGACCTGGGGCTGGTGAAAGGGGACCCTGACGGTCGGAGACGGTTCTTAGATGAACTTTTGTTCACCATCGCACCTCGATTCGCCGCGGTAAAAGCTGATTACGACCGGGTCCTCAAACAGCGTGCGAGCCTGTTAAAACAGATGCGGTCGATGCGTCGAGGAGCGCACGGGAAAACTGTGGGAGGGCTGGATCCTCAGGAAGCTGCGGAATCGACACTGACGGTGTGGGATGAGCAGCTTGCCCGCACCGGTGCTGAACTCATCCGCGCCCGGCTTCACCTCACCAACCGCCTGAGGCCCCACATGCGCTACTCCTATCTGCGGGTCTCATCCGATGCCGCAGCCGAAAGCGCACTCGCCCTGGGGCCCGCTGATCGCGGCGAGGTTCAGTGTCCGGCCGATATCGGCTATCGCTCTGCCGCCTGGGATACGACCCTGGATGAGCGTCGAGAAAACCTCCCCGACCAGCGGCCTCTTCCATCCCTGCGGGAGGTGCACGACGCGATACTTACCGAAATTCAGCGCCGCCGCGAGGATGAGATCGAGCGCGGTGTGTGCCTAGTCGGACCACATCGCGACGACCTGGACATTACCCTCGGGGAGTTTCCCGCCAAGGGATATGCCAGCCACGGTGAATCCTGGTCGCTCGCACTCGCGTTGCGGCTCGGAGCGTTCGATTTGCTGCGGATTGAAGAGGGCGAGGTCGGAGATGGGGAACCGATTTTGATTCTCGACGATGTGTTCGCGGAATTAGATATGCACCGTCGAGAACGGCTGGGCCGGATCATTCAGGATGCTCATCAGGTTCTGGTCACCACCGCCAATGACGCGGACATCCCACAGTCACTGTCTGGTGGCCAGCTGCACGTGGTTGAGGTGACCAAAGGCGCGGCAGTGCCGAGGCCGCCGGTACGCGGTGGCGCAGGTGGCGGTGAGATCGGCGGGGGCTGGTGA
- a CDS encoding DUF721 domain-containing protein: MTEPWDSDSEEPQEIEEPDPQEYCGGSEYARRALGQARARARERGLFPTSKKMVARDVRDRSTSAPGYSGARPDPRDPQGIESVLSRVLGDLGWRDGLAVGRVMSEWERIVGDQIAAHCTPVSCDDGVLVLSASSSAWATQMRLISKQLITRIHEEVGRNVVTEVKVTGPAAATWKKGRRTVTWRGPRDTYG, encoded by the coding sequence ATGACAGAGCCATGGGATTCCGACTCCGAGGAACCTCAGGAGATCGAGGAACCCGATCCCCAGGAGTATTGCGGAGGCAGCGAATATGCTCGTCGGGCGCTTGGACAAGCTCGGGCGCGCGCCCGCGAACGCGGACTGTTCCCGACCAGCAAAAAAATGGTGGCTCGCGATGTGCGCGACCGTTCGACCAGCGCTCCCGGGTATTCCGGGGCGCGGCCGGACCCCCGCGACCCTCAGGGCATCGAATCCGTGCTCTCTCGGGTGCTCGGCGATCTCGGGTGGAGGGACGGTCTGGCAGTTGGTCGCGTGATGTCGGAGTGGGAGCGGATCGTCGGTGACCAGATTGCCGCTCACTGCACGCCGGTCTCCTGCGACGACGGGGTGTTGGTGCTCAGCGCCAGTTCGTCGGCGTGGGCTACTCAGATGCGGTTGATTTCAAAGCAGCTGATTACTCGGATTCATGAAGAGGTCGGCCGGAACGTGGTGACCGAGGTGAAGGTGACCGGTCCGGCGGCCGCCACCTGGAAAAAAGGGCGACGGACCGTCACCTGGCGCGGCCCTCGCGATACCTACGGATAG
- the gyrB gene encoding DNA topoisomerase (ATP-hydrolyzing) subunit B, translated as MRNNLADQHYDASDITVLEGLEAVRKRPGMYIGSTGERGLHHLVYEIVDNSVDEALAGHATKISVTILPDGGVRVEDDGRGIPVDMHPTENKPAVELVLTVLHAGGKFGGGGYAVSGGLHGVGSSVVNALSTRLAVEIHRDGFVWRQAYRRGVPEAPLEKGEATDRTGTIVTFWADPDIFETTVYEFETLRKRFQQMAFLNKGLKISLRDERVEEIEPVDDVEVSEEDAKPAGPKEITYVYDNGLRDFVEYINKQKRAEIVHPEIIDFEAEDTSVMISVEIAMQWTTAYSESVHTYANTINTHEGGTHEEGFRAALTGIVNRYARAQGIMKDKDTNLTGEDIREGLTAVVSVKLGEPQFEGQTKTKLGNTIARTFVQKVMTDRLTDWFESHPSEARDVIRKALSAAAAREAARKARDATRRKSPLESGGMPGKLKDCQSRNASECEIFIVEGDSAGGSAVQGRDPRTQAILPLRGKILNVEKARLDRALDNQEVRSLITAFGTGIGEDFDPEKLRYHKVILMADADVDGQHICTLLLTLLFRYMRPLIELGHVFIAMPPLYRLKWSNAPHEYVYSDEERDTRLAEGRAAGKRIPKDNGIQRYKGLGEMDWRELQTTTMDRAVRTLKQVTVDEAADADTIFSVLMGDDVEARRRFIQENAKDVRFLDI; from the coding sequence ATCCGCAATAACCTTGCGGACCAACACTACGACGCCAGTGACATCACAGTGCTGGAAGGGTTGGAAGCTGTTCGCAAACGCCCCGGTATGTATATCGGTTCCACCGGCGAACGCGGTCTGCACCACCTGGTTTATGAAATCGTCGACAACTCGGTCGACGAAGCGCTCGCCGGACACGCTACCAAAATCTCGGTGACGATTCTGCCCGACGGCGGAGTCCGGGTCGAAGACGATGGCCGCGGCATTCCGGTCGATATGCACCCCACCGAAAACAAACCGGCTGTAGAACTCGTGCTAACCGTCCTACACGCCGGCGGAAAGTTCGGCGGCGGCGGCTACGCGGTCTCCGGCGGCCTGCACGGGGTGGGATCCTCCGTTGTCAATGCCCTATCTACTCGGCTCGCCGTGGAAATCCACCGCGACGGTTTTGTATGGCGGCAGGCCTACCGGCGCGGTGTGCCAGAAGCCCCCTTGGAAAAAGGCGAGGCGACAGACCGCACCGGAACCATCGTCACGTTCTGGGCCGACCCCGACATCTTCGAGACCACCGTCTACGAATTTGAAACCCTGCGCAAACGGTTTCAGCAGATGGCTTTCCTCAACAAAGGACTCAAGATCTCCCTGCGCGATGAGCGGGTTGAGGAAATAGAGCCCGTCGATGACGTGGAAGTATCTGAGGAGGACGCTAAACCAGCTGGTCCCAAAGAAATCACCTACGTCTACGACAACGGTCTACGCGACTTTGTTGAATACATCAATAAACAAAAACGCGCGGAAATCGTCCACCCCGAGATCATCGACTTTGAGGCCGAGGACACCTCGGTCATGATCAGCGTCGAAATCGCTATGCAGTGGACGACCGCGTACTCGGAGTCGGTGCACACCTACGCCAACACCATTAACACCCATGAAGGCGGCACCCACGAAGAAGGGTTCCGGGCGGCGCTGACCGGCATCGTCAACCGGTACGCCCGCGCCCAAGGCATCATGAAGGATAAAGACACCAACCTCACCGGTGAAGATATCCGGGAGGGCCTGACCGCTGTGGTGTCCGTTAAGCTCGGCGAACCTCAGTTCGAGGGCCAGACTAAAACCAAGCTCGGCAACACCATCGCCCGCACCTTCGTACAGAAGGTGATGACCGATCGGCTCACCGACTGGTTTGAATCCCACCCCAGCGAAGCCCGCGACGTGATCCGCAAGGCACTGTCGGCAGCTGCTGCACGAGAGGCCGCACGCAAGGCCCGCGATGCGACCCGGCGCAAATCCCCGCTGGAATCCGGCGGCATGCCCGGCAAACTGAAAGACTGTCAGTCGCGCAACGCCTCTGAATGCGAAATTTTCATCGTCGAGGGTGACTCCGCAGGTGGATCAGCTGTCCAGGGCCGCGACCCCCGCACCCAGGCCATCCTGCCGCTGCGCGGCAAAATCCTGAACGTCGAGAAAGCCCGCCTGGATCGGGCTCTGGATAACCAGGAAGTGCGCTCGTTAATCACCGCGTTTGGCACTGGCATCGGAGAAGACTTCGACCCGGAGAAACTGCGCTACCACAAGGTCATTTTGATGGCCGATGCTGACGTCGACGGCCAGCACATCTGCACTCTGCTGCTGACCCTGCTGTTCCGCTATATGCGACCGTTGATCGAACTCGGCCACGTGTTTATTGCGATGCCCCCGCTGTACCGGCTGAAATGGTCAAACGCCCCCCACGAATATGTTTACTCCGATGAGGAACGCGACACCCGGCTCGCCGAAGGGCGCGCCGCGGGCAAACGCATCCCCAAGGACAACGGCATTCAGCGGTACAAGGGCCTAGGCGAAATGGACTGGCGCGAACTGCAAACCACCACTATGGACCGCGCCGTGCGCACCCTCAAACAGGTCACGGTCGATGAAGCCGCCGACGCCGACACGATCTTCTCCGTGCTCATGGGAGACGACGTGGAAGCCCGCCGCCGATTCATCCAAGAAAACGCGAAGGACGTCCGCTTCCTCGATATCTGA